The sequence below is a genomic window from Paenibacillus silvisoli.
GCCGGAATCCCGGACATGTGCGGTAACTGTTACCTCTCTTTGCTCCCATTCCGCCGGAATCCCGAGCATGTGCGGTAACTGTTACCTCTCCTTGCTCCCATTTCTCCCACTAGATCCGCGAAAAACAAAAAACTCCCAAACAAGTGGGAGTTTTATCATCAAACTGAGTTCGCGTTGGAATGCTGCATCGTTTCGGAATAGAACCGATAGCAGCCTTTGCCGCTTGTCTTTGCCTGGTACATCGCTTGGTCCGCCTTTTGAAGGAGCAGCGCGCCGTCCGAGGCATCCTCGGGGAAGGCTGCGATGCCGATGCTCGCCCCGACGTGCACTCGGCGGCCGTGGACGATGTCGAGCTGCCGGATCGCCTGGATGAGCTCCAGCGCAAGCTCCTCCGGCTGACGATCGCTGATCGCATCGTCCATCAGCACGACGAACTCGTCTCCCGCCCAGCGCGCGCAGATACCGCTAATGCCTACGCAGTCCTTCATAATCGCGGCGGCTTCCTGAAGCAGCCGATCGCCCGTCTCGTGCCCGAGCGTGTCGTTCACCCGCTTGAAGCTGTCCAGGTCGATGAAGAACACCGCGAACGACGTGCCCGCCTCGCTTGCCCGTCTCATCGCGATTTTCAACAGCTCGCTGCTGTATCTGCGGTTCGGCAGACCGGTCAAGTCGTCGTAATGCACCTTGCGCTCCTCATCAGTCCGATCGCCGAACGTGAAGAGATGGCCGTGAAGCAGACCGCCGTCCTCGCTGACGATCGGGCTGACATAGCACTCGTAATGCCGCATCTCCCCGCCCTGCTTATGAAACGCGACGCGCTCCCGGAACGGCTGCAGCCGCTGCTCGAAATACCGCTTGATCTGGTCGCCGAGACTGCCGTAGTCGGTCCGCATCTCCCGGCAGTAAACCGCGAGCGACTGCCCGATGGCAAGCTCCCGCCCGAACATCGCCTTGAACCGCCGGTTAACGAAGGCGACGCGGCCGTCGCCGTCGCACATCGCGATCGCTTCGTGGCTGGACTCCAGCATCCGCTCGATGATTTTGTTCTGCTCGGCGATCTTCTGCTCGGCGTCCCGGCTCTTCGCGAATAAAGACTTGTATCGGCTCTCGCTGTCCGCTACACGGGAGTAGAGGCCGGTCATTTTGTAGTACATCTTCGTAAACTCGTAAATCATGCCAGCGAGCACGATATTGGCGCAAATGAACGTATCGAACTTCGACACGTACCAGCCTACGCTGAACCGGTTGCCGCCGCTTAAATTGATGCCGACGTCCAGCACCGTAGCGAGCAGCGCCACGCACAGCCAGGACGAGGTGACCGTGCTGCCTCTCGTCATGAGATAGTAGCCTACCAGCGCGATCAGGCTGACCGCCAGAATCGGCAAGCCGAAGCCGTACATCGACAGCGGAGTCATGCTGCCGTGAACGAGCAGCTTCGGCA
It includes:
- a CDS encoding diguanylate cyclase domain-containing protein, encoding MKKSKASGSPAYTLFTLESNPSQRKFAYIVGVIIAAASLLSIPFAQMQLKNTNSFLSALCSTVICFELITVFVLYSQFRVSRSPSILVLAAGYFYSACMTLLYLVSFPGVVPGDGLGSGAGPGPGPGMGFGPGQGPGPGPGPGLFSPGNQTAEYLYAFWHAGFPVAILLHMAVESKFKQVRLSEKGARIAAVAVGGAVMALVAALSFVSFVLEPQLPKLLVHGSMTPLSMYGFGLPILAVSLIALVGYYLMTRGSTVTSSWLCVALLATVLDVGINLSGGNRFSVGWYVSKFDTFICANIVLAGMIYEFTKMYYKMTGLYSRVADSESRYKSLFAKSRDAEQKIAEQNKIIERMLESSHEAIAMCDGDGRVAFVNRRFKAMFGRELAIGQSLAVYCREMRTDYGSLGDQIKRYFEQRLQPFRERVAFHKQGGEMRHYECYVSPIVSEDGGLLHGHLFTFGDRTDEERKVHYDDLTGLPNRRYSSELLKIAMRRASEAGTSFAVFFIDLDSFKRVNDTLGHETGDRLLQEAAAIMKDCVGISGICARWAGDEFVVLMDDAISDRQPEELALELIQAIRQLDIVHGRRVHVGASIGIAAFPEDASDGALLLQKADQAMYQAKTSGKGCYRFYSETMQHSNANSV